The Zobellia alginiliquefaciens genome contains a region encoding:
- a CDS encoding 2OG-Fe(II) oxygenase, with translation MTELYEQLDFVVNDTYEKVIDDILRDGYSIVDDLLSESTVNALRTDLLNKYEDDLFKKAAIGNRTNEVIQSGKRGDFILWMEETNSTAIQKLFFDRINDLAAYLNRTCFLGILRKEFHYAVYPEGKFYERHLDTFQNDDRRKLSIVCYLNEDDWIPEHGGELVLYLNGKNGEEPKTIYPFPGRAVIFESRDLEHEVKPAKRERLSITGWLKTR, from the coding sequence GTGACAGAATTATATGAACAACTGGACTTTGTCGTAAATGATACGTACGAAAAAGTTATTGATGACATCTTAAGAGATGGCTATAGTATTGTAGACGATTTACTTTCCGAAAGTACGGTAAACGCCCTGCGTACAGACCTTCTGAACAAATACGAGGATGACCTTTTCAAGAAAGCTGCTATTGGAAACCGTACCAACGAGGTTATACAATCGGGAAAACGTGGAGATTTTATCCTTTGGATGGAAGAAACAAATAGTACCGCAATCCAAAAATTGTTTTTTGACCGAATCAATGATTTAGCGGCCTATTTGAACCGCACTTGCTTTTTAGGAATACTTAGGAAAGAATTTCATTACGCCGTTTATCCGGAAGGGAAATTCTACGAAAGACATTTGGACACTTTTCAAAATGACGATAGGCGGAAGCTTTCCATAGTTTGTTATTTGAATGAAGACGACTGGATACCCGAACATGGTGGTGAACTAGTACTCTACCTTAATGGTAAAAATGGCGAAGAGCCAAAAACTATTTATCCATTCCCAGGGAGAGCGGTTATTTTTGAAAGTCGCGATTTAGAGCATGAGGTAAAGCCTGCAAAACGCGAACGGTTGAGCATTACCGGTTGGTTGAAAACCCGTTGA
- a CDS encoding 6-pyruvoyl trahydropterin synthase family protein — MSKIRITKQFNFETGHALYGYDGKCRNVHGHSYKLSVTVIGTPITDTTHVKLGMVIDFGDLKKIVKEEIVDQFDHATVFNKNTPHVELAKELTDRGHNVILADYQPTSENMVIDFSKKIRARLPENISLHSLRLQETDTSFAEWYASDN; from the coding sequence ATGAGTAAAATTAGAATCACCAAACAGTTCAATTTTGAGACCGGTCACGCACTTTATGGCTATGACGGAAAGTGTAGAAATGTGCATGGACACAGCTATAAATTATCGGTAACGGTAATAGGTACGCCCATTACGGACACCACCCATGTAAAACTAGGGATGGTCATTGACTTTGGGGATCTGAAAAAAATTGTAAAAGAAGAAATTGTAGATCAGTTTGATCATGCTACGGTTTTTAATAAAAATACACCTCATGTAGAGTTGGCAAAAGAGCTAACGGATAGAGGGCACAATGTTATTTTAGCCGATTATCAGCCGACCAGTGAAAATATGGTCATCGACTTTTCAAAAAAGATTCGTGCTAGACTACCCGAAAATATAAGTCTACATTCATTAAGACTTCAAGAAACAGATACTTCGTTTGCCGAGTGGTACGCATCCGATAATTAG
- a CDS encoding UDP-2,3-diacylglucosamine diphosphatase, with translation MKTITVPQGKKVYFSSDNHLGAPTMADSRPREKKFVAWLDTIKEDAAAIFLMGDLFDFWMEYKTVVPKGFTRTLGKLAEISDSGIPIYFFVGNHDLWMNGYFEEELNIPVFHKPQQYNINGVTFFVGHGDGLGPDDLGFKRMKKVFTNPFAKWLFRWLHPDIGVRMAQHLSVKNKLISGDDDAKFLGEDKEWLVQYAKRKLETQHYDHFIFGHRHLPMEVEVGENSRYTNLGDWIHYYTYAVFDGEKLSLEKYEPTHH, from the coding sequence ATGAAAACCATTACCGTTCCTCAGGGCAAAAAAGTCTATTTCTCCAGTGATAATCACCTTGGTGCGCCTACTATGGCCGATAGCCGACCACGTGAAAAGAAATTCGTTGCTTGGCTGGACACCATAAAGGAAGATGCTGCGGCTATTTTTTTAATGGGTGATCTGTTTGATTTTTGGATGGAATACAAAACGGTAGTTCCCAAAGGATTCACCCGTACTTTGGGGAAACTTGCGGAAATATCCGACTCAGGAATACCCATTTATTTTTTTGTGGGAAACCATGATTTATGGATGAACGGTTATTTTGAGGAGGAACTGAATATCCCCGTTTTTCATAAACCCCAGCAGTACAACATAAACGGAGTTACTTTTTTTGTAGGCCATGGCGATGGTCTTGGCCCTGATGATTTGGGTTTTAAACGTATGAAAAAGGTGTTTACCAATCCTTTTGCGAAATGGCTCTTCAGATGGTTGCATCCAGATATTGGAGTGCGTATGGCACAGCATTTATCCGTTAAGAACAAGTTGATTTCAGGAGATGATGATGCTAAATTCTTAGGGGAAGACAAAGAGTGGTTGGTTCAATACGCCAAGCGAAAATTAGAAACGCAGCATTATGACCATTTTATTTTCGGTCACCGTCACTTGCCTATGGAGGTAGAAGTGGGAGAGAATTCAAGATACACCAATCTCGGGGATTGGATTCATTATTACACCTATGCCGTTTTTGATGGGGAGAAGTTAAGCTTAGAAAAATACGAGCCTACTCATCATTAG
- a CDS encoding MFS transporter, with amino-acid sequence MDPYAALRFKEFNIFLLVRFAMVFAWSMQFIVIEWQVYSMTKDPLSLGIIGLMEVIPAVSMALFAGHIVDQKEKRNLLIKCIFGFSVISFGLFMLSWPSMEEKVDSKTILYAIYFLVFLGGIVRSFLGPTIFSLIALIVPKKIYPNAATWSSTTWQLAAVLGPALAGFSISWIGVHWSMCLIFGFSVLALMALSQIKRKPILNPKIGEPVFESLREGLRFVFNTKAVFGALTLDMIAVLFGGAVALLPIFAQDILHVGSQGFGVLRATPAVGAALTMLGSTRFPLHKNAGKKLLFAVFGFGICMIVFGLSTYFWLSVIALFVSGAVDGVSMIIRQTILQLKTPDNMRGRVASVNSMFVGSSNELGAFESGLTAKLMGTVTAVVFGGAMTLITVGATAIVSPTFRKLDLQKDIDEHEANDE; translated from the coding sequence ATGGATCCCTATGCTGCCTTACGTTTCAAAGAATTCAATATCTTTTTATTGGTTCGTTTTGCTATGGTTTTTGCATGGTCCATGCAGTTCATAGTCATAGAATGGCAAGTATATTCAATGACAAAAGACCCGCTTTCTTTGGGGATAATAGGGCTAATGGAAGTGATACCCGCTGTCTCCATGGCACTATTTGCAGGGCATATTGTAGACCAGAAAGAAAAGCGTAATCTTCTTATAAAATGCATTTTTGGTTTCTCGGTAATCAGCTTTGGATTGTTTATGCTGAGTTGGCCTTCCATGGAAGAAAAAGTAGACTCCAAGACCATCTTATACGCCATCTATTTTTTAGTTTTCTTGGGCGGAATTGTACGTTCTTTTCTTGGGCCAACAATCTTTTCTTTAATCGCTTTAATCGTTCCTAAAAAAATATATCCTAACGCTGCTACCTGGAGTAGTACCACTTGGCAATTGGCAGCAGTTCTAGGTCCGGCATTGGCAGGGTTTTCAATAAGTTGGATAGGTGTGCATTGGTCCATGTGCCTTATTTTTGGTTTCTCGGTATTGGCACTGATGGCCCTGTCTCAAATCAAAAGAAAACCGATTCTTAACCCTAAAATTGGGGAACCTGTTTTTGAAAGCCTACGCGAAGGCCTCCGATTTGTTTTTAACACCAAAGCTGTTTTTGGCGCATTAACGTTGGATATGATCGCCGTACTTTTTGGTGGAGCGGTTGCCTTACTGCCAATATTCGCACAAGATATTTTACATGTGGGTTCCCAAGGGTTTGGCGTTCTTCGTGCAACTCCAGCAGTGGGCGCGGCACTGACCATGTTAGGTTCTACGCGTTTTCCGTTACATAAGAATGCTGGAAAGAAATTACTGTTCGCAGTTTTTGGTTTCGGTATTTGTATGATAGTTTTTGGTCTTTCAACCTATTTCTGGCTTTCGGTTATTGCCTTATTCGTGAGCGGTGCCGTAGATGGCGTTTCCATGATTATCCGTCAGACCATTTTACAACTTAAAACTCCTGATAACATGCGTGGGCGAGTAGCATCGGTTAATTCAATGTTTGTAGGCTCATCCAATGAGTTAGGTGCTTTTGAAAGTGGCTTGACGGCAAAACTTATGGGTACGGTTACCGCTGTAGTATTTGGAGGAGCAATGACTTTAATCACAGTAGGCGCCACAGCTATTGTTTCCCCAACGTTCAGAAAACTGGATTTGCAGAAAGATATTGATGAGCACGAGGCTAATGATGAGTAG
- a CDS encoding VOC family protein, whose protein sequence is MKIEHLAIWVSDLETMRQFYENYFDAIAGERHHNPTKNFTSYFLSFSEGTRLELMHKPEVKNIANGEHLGYAHIAISIGTKEKVDSLTEQLRTDGFQVAGEPRTTGDGYYESVILDPEGNRIEITV, encoded by the coding sequence ATGAAAATAGAACATCTCGCCATTTGGGTATCCGACCTTGAAACCATGCGTCAATTTTACGAGAATTATTTTGATGCTATTGCAGGAGAACGCCATCACAACCCAACTAAAAATTTCACCTCTTATTTTCTTAGTTTTAGTGAAGGAACACGATTGGAATTGATGCACAAACCTGAAGTTAAAAACATCGCAAATGGCGAACATTTAGGCTACGCCCATATCGCTATTTCTATAGGCACGAAAGAAAAAGTAGATTCCCTCACCGAACAACTGAGAACAGATGGATTTCAAGTTGCGGGCGAACCTAGAACAACAGGAGACGGGTATTATGAAAGCGTCATACTTGATCCGGAAGGCAACCGAATAGAGATTACCGTTTAA
- the recJ gene encoding single-stranded-DNA-specific exonuclease RecJ, translating into MRWTIKPKPEQEAIDQLAKALKVDDLVAQLLLQRGISTYDEAKRFFRPELSHLHDPFLMKDMQLAVERIEKAISNNENILVYGDYDVDGTTSVALVSSYLLSYYPNVATYIPDRYTEGYGVSFKGIDFAEDNGFSLIIALDCGVKAIDKVAYAKEKGIDFVICDHHRPGNQLPDAIAVLDPKREDCSYPYDELCGCGVGFKLIQALGSRQGQTIDDLLLYLDLVATAIGADIVPITGENRVLAYFGLQVINTNPRMGFKAIINQIKKSVLTITDVVFIIAPRINAAGRMEHGQHAVNLLTETDLSQAEIFASQIEQFNLDRRGLDKEITQEALDQILQNKEEERFTSVVYKDSWHKGVIGIVASRLTETYYRPTLVFTKSGNKLAASARSVKGFDVYNALMGCSECIEQFGGHKYAAGLTMLEEQFENFKTQFEKIVSETIDPNLLTPEISVDTLIDFKNITPKLMRIIKQFAPFGPGNMTPVFMAENLKDTGYAKGVGEDEAHLKLAATQNGIGPIGGIGFNMGDKLSLVANRQPFNAVFSLDENEWQGNINLQMKLKDIQ; encoded by the coding sequence ATGCGCTGGACCATTAAACCTAAACCTGAACAAGAGGCTATTGACCAATTGGCCAAAGCACTTAAGGTAGATGATTTAGTGGCTCAATTGCTATTGCAACGCGGCATATCTACCTATGATGAGGCCAAGCGTTTTTTTAGACCTGAATTAAGTCATCTGCACGATCCCTTTTTAATGAAGGATATGCAATTAGCCGTAGAACGCATTGAAAAGGCCATATCCAACAACGAAAATATTCTTGTTTATGGTGATTATGATGTAGACGGAACAACATCCGTAGCCTTGGTTTCTTCTTATTTACTGAGTTATTACCCGAATGTAGCCACCTATATTCCCGATAGATATACCGAAGGGTATGGTGTTTCTTTTAAGGGAATAGATTTTGCGGAAGACAATGGTTTTTCATTGATAATAGCGTTAGACTGTGGTGTAAAGGCTATTGATAAGGTTGCCTACGCCAAAGAAAAAGGCATTGATTTTGTTATTTGCGACCACCACAGACCTGGTAACCAACTCCCGGATGCCATTGCGGTTCTTGACCCTAAACGAGAGGATTGTAGTTACCCTTATGATGAACTTTGTGGTTGCGGAGTTGGTTTTAAACTTATTCAAGCTTTAGGTTCTAGACAAGGACAGACTATTGATGATCTCCTACTTTATTTAGATTTAGTCGCAACAGCTATTGGTGCCGATATTGTACCCATTACTGGGGAAAACCGAGTGCTCGCCTATTTTGGGCTTCAAGTTATCAATACCAACCCTAGAATGGGGTTTAAAGCAATTATCAACCAGATTAAGAAGTCCGTGCTCACCATAACCGATGTGGTTTTTATAATTGCTCCTCGGATAAATGCCGCCGGTCGTATGGAACATGGACAGCACGCTGTAAACCTCCTCACCGAAACCGACTTATCACAAGCGGAAATATTTGCAAGTCAGATTGAGCAATTCAACCTAGACCGTCGCGGATTGGATAAGGAAATTACCCAAGAAGCGTTGGACCAAATTCTACAAAACAAAGAGGAAGAACGTTTTACTTCCGTGGTCTACAAAGATTCCTGGCACAAAGGTGTTATCGGTATTGTGGCTTCCCGACTTACCGAAACGTACTACCGTCCAACACTGGTATTTACCAAAAGTGGTAATAAACTAGCAGCTTCGGCTCGCTCTGTAAAAGGTTTTGATGTTTATAATGCCCTGATGGGATGTTCGGAATGTATTGAGCAGTTTGGCGGGCATAAATATGCCGCAGGTCTTACCATGCTTGAAGAACAGTTTGAGAATTTCAAGACTCAATTTGAAAAAATAGTTTCTGAAACCATAGATCCAAATCTTCTTACCCCTGAGATTTCAGTAGATACTCTAATAGATTTTAAAAATATTACCCCAAAACTTATGCGGATCATTAAACAGTTCGCACCTTTTGGCCCTGGAAATATGACTCCGGTATTTATGGCCGAAAACCTGAAAGATACGGGTTATGCAAAAGGAGTAGGTGAAGATGAGGCCCATTTGAAACTTGCAGCTACACAAAATGGCATTGGCCCTATTGGCGGAATCGGTTTTAATATGGGTGATAAACTTTCTCTTGTAGCTAACAGACAGCCTTTCAATGCTGTTTTTTCTTTGGATGAAAATGAATGGCAAGGCAACATCAACTTACAAATGAAATTGAAAGACATACAATGA
- a CDS encoding OsmC family protein, with protein sequence MATTNHITTKWLGNMQFESTNPSGLTLNIDAGPDDGGEGKGLRPKALMLSGLAGCSGLDVAALIKKMKLEVDDFHIETIANLTDEHPKFYDAVTIEYHFHGNNLAEKKLQRAVDLSVEKYCGVMEMFRQFAKLEIKTIFHKE encoded by the coding sequence ATGGCTACTACAAATCATATTACAACTAAATGGCTGGGTAACATGCAATTCGAAAGCACCAACCCATCTGGCCTAACGTTAAACATAGATGCCGGCCCAGATGATGGCGGTGAAGGAAAAGGATTGCGCCCAAAAGCTTTAATGTTATCCGGACTGGCAGGCTGTTCTGGTCTTGATGTGGCTGCTCTTATTAAAAAAATGAAATTAGAGGTAGATGATTTTCACATTGAAACCATTGCTAACCTTACTGATGAGCATCCAAAATTTTATGATGCCGTAACTATCGAATATCATTTTCACGGAAACAATCTAGCTGAAAAAAAATTGCAAAGAGCGGTAGACCTATCCGTAGAGAAATACTGTGGAGTTATGGAAATGTTCAGGCAGTTTGCTAAATTGGAAATCAAGACTATTTTTCATAAAGAGTAA
- a CDS encoding class I SAM-dependent methyltransferase, which yields MNCPLCASESKFVFKINGFDIHDCVSCDHRFANIKTDEKHVDKTYDDSYFNDGGAGYSDYLLESDLLYERGKRYAKQMEHIIGKKGRVLDVGAAAGCILKGYVDEGWNGVGIEPNRQMAQYGRKQYNLKIEQGAFENFRPQDKFDLISMIQVVPHFYEQHKAFLNASKVLKDDGFLLIESWNRQSISAKIFGKNWHEYAPPSVLHWYSLEGLTVFLKNFGFERVSHGRPSKKISGRHIKSLLEYKLGKNFMLNMIPEKVKFPYPSEDLFWALFRKKASLKN from the coding sequence ATGAATTGTCCCCTTTGTGCTTCGGAATCAAAATTTGTTTTTAAAATAAATGGTTTTGATATACACGACTGTGTGTCTTGCGATCATCGGTTCGCCAATATTAAAACAGACGAAAAGCATGTTGATAAGACTTATGATGATTCTTATTTTAATGATGGAGGTGCCGGTTACTCGGATTATTTATTGGAATCCGATTTGCTTTACGAACGTGGTAAGCGGTATGCAAAACAAATGGAACATATTATCGGTAAAAAGGGAAGGGTGTTAGATGTTGGGGCAGCGGCAGGATGCATTTTAAAAGGTTATGTTGATGAAGGTTGGAACGGCGTAGGAATAGAACCTAACCGGCAAATGGCACAATACGGCCGAAAACAATATAACTTGAAAATTGAGCAAGGTGCGTTTGAAAATTTCAGGCCCCAAGATAAGTTTGACCTTATTTCGATGATACAAGTAGTTCCTCACTTTTATGAACAACACAAAGCATTTTTGAATGCTTCCAAGGTGTTAAAAGACGATGGTTTTTTACTTATAGAATCTTGGAATAGGCAAAGTATTTCTGCTAAAATCTTTGGGAAGAACTGGCATGAATATGCGCCTCCAAGTGTTTTGCACTGGTATTCTTTGGAAGGGCTAACAGTTTTCTTAAAAAACTTTGGGTTTGAGCGCGTTTCTCACGGAAGGCCATCAAAAAAAATCTCAGGGAGACACATTAAGTCGCTACTCGAATACAAATTAGGAAAGAATTTTATGTTGAATATGATTCCTGAGAAGGTTAAATTTCCATACCCATCTGAAGATTTGTTTTGGGCTTTGTTCCGTAAAAAAGCGTCGTTAAAAAATTAA
- a CDS encoding uracil-DNA glycosylase family protein: protein MQKLLSEIRSCQVCSEHLPLGPKPIVAGTSKSKIILVSQAPGKKAHDHNKAWDDPSGRKLREWLGVTDEQFYNPNNFAVLPMGFCFPGKGKTGDLPPRKECAPLWHDLFWKQLKEVKLILVIGKYAQDRYLKDLSKRNLTANVANYHEFLPKYFPLPHPSPVNRFWMSKNPWFETEVVPTLQTEVAKILAT, encoded by the coding sequence ATGCAAAAGCTACTTTCCGAAATACGTTCGTGTCAAGTTTGTAGTGAGCATCTCCCTTTAGGCCCAAAACCTATTGTTGCCGGCACCAGTAAGTCCAAAATTATACTTGTAAGCCAAGCTCCTGGTAAAAAAGCCCATGACCATAATAAAGCTTGGGACGACCCTAGCGGAAGAAAGCTTAGGGAGTGGTTAGGCGTTACCGACGAACAATTTTATAATCCCAATAATTTTGCGGTCTTACCAATGGGATTCTGTTTTCCGGGAAAAGGTAAAACGGGCGATTTGCCTCCTCGTAAAGAATGTGCACCTCTTTGGCACGACCTGTTCTGGAAACAGCTAAAAGAAGTGAAACTCATTCTTGTAATAGGTAAATACGCACAAGATAGATATCTAAAAGACCTATCTAAACGAAATCTGACTGCAAACGTTGCTAATTACCACGAATTTTTACCGAAGTATTTTCCTTTGCCTCACCCTTCTCCGGTAAATCGGTTTTGGATGTCAAAAAATCCTTGGTTTGAAACTGAAGTGGTTCCCACATTACAAACCGAAGTTGCAAAAATTCTTGCGACTTAA
- a CDS encoding HopJ type III effector protein, which yields MTLKDFKQKLQANPKGIEFTETMAVIEENYSFEPTAFTNGNLENAEGQNSGSCKLFAFAKDQGFSKEETLACFGNYYFEDVLKDPDGTGHQNIRNFMKTGFDGLSFVQAPLKKK from the coding sequence ATGACATTGAAAGATTTTAAACAAAAGCTACAAGCCAACCCAAAAGGAATAGAATTCACCGAGACTATGGCTGTCATAGAAGAAAACTACAGCTTTGAACCAACGGCTTTCACCAACGGAAACCTAGAGAACGCTGAAGGACAAAACTCAGGTTCATGCAAGCTGTTTGCCTTTGCAAAAGACCAAGGTTTTAGCAAAGAAGAGACTTTAGCTTGTTTTGGGAATTATTATTTTGAAGATGTACTGAAAGACCCAGATGGAACGGGACACCAAAACATCCGAAATTTTATGAAAACGGGTTTTGACGGGCTATCCTTCGTCCAAGCTCCTTTAAAAAAGAAATAA
- the rsmI gene encoding 16S rRNA (cytidine(1402)-2'-O)-methyltransferase has translation MGKLYLVPTPIGNLEDMTLRAIRVLKEVDCILAEDTRTSGKLLQHFEITTQMQSHHMHNEHKTVDALVKRLQAGETIALISDAGTPAISDPGFLLTRACVEKNIEVDCLPGATAFVPALVNSGLPNDKFVFEGFLPPKKGRQTRLKLLAEETRTIIFYESPYKLMKTLGQFAEYFGADRQVSVSRELTKLYEETIRGTAEELVLHFTEKPPKGEIVIIVAGKK, from the coding sequence ATGGGAAAATTATATTTGGTACCAACACCTATTGGCAACCTAGAGGATATGACCTTACGGGCCATTCGTGTTTTAAAAGAAGTAGATTGTATTTTAGCGGAAGACACACGTACCAGCGGAAAGCTACTTCAGCATTTTGAAATCACTACTCAAATGCAAAGCCACCATATGCATAACGAACACAAAACAGTAGATGCTTTGGTAAAGCGCTTGCAGGCCGGTGAAACTATTGCATTGATTTCCGATGCAGGCACACCCGCCATATCGGATCCCGGGTTTTTATTGACCCGAGCTTGTGTTGAAAAAAACATAGAGGTAGACTGCCTTCCCGGTGCTACCGCATTTGTACCTGCTTTGGTCAACAGTGGCCTGCCTAACGACAAATTTGTTTTTGAAGGATTTCTTCCTCCAAAAAAAGGCCGACAAACGCGACTAAAATTACTGGCGGAAGAAACCAGAACCATTATTTTTTATGAATCGCCTTATAAATTGATGAAGACTTTAGGGCAATTTGCTGAATATTTTGGTGCGGACAGACAAGTTTCCGTTTCACGGGAGCTTACCAAACTCTACGAAGAAACAATTAGGGGAACAGCGGAAGAATTAGTACTGCACTTTACCGAGAAACCTCCAAAGGGCGAAATAGTAATTATTGTTGCAGGAAAAAAATAA
- a CDS encoding DoxX family protein, with protein MKTQKRIYWSALGVLTAIILFSVYNYFTNYEMIAGFFEHLGYPTYLIYPLAIAKILGLIAVWTNFSSWLKEWAYAGFFFDTLLAFFAHYITDGQDYLFAFVALIATLIAYFVDRELRP; from the coding sequence ATGAAAACTCAAAAACGAATTTACTGGTCAGCCCTTGGGGTTTTGACCGCAATAATACTATTCTCCGTTTACAATTATTTCACCAACTACGAAATGATTGCCGGATTTTTTGAACATCTTGGCTACCCTACCTACCTTATTTACCCCTTGGCAATAGCCAAAATATTGGGTCTTATAGCGGTATGGACCAATTTCTCATCTTGGTTAAAAGAATGGGCCTATGCAGGTTTCTTTTTTGATACACTTTTAGCGTTCTTTGCACATTACATTACGGACGGCCAAGATTACTTGTTCGCCTTTGTTGCACTTATAGCCACCTTGATCGCTTATTTTGTAGACAGGGAGCTACGACCTTAA
- a CDS encoding thymidine kinase produces MFLENTVNHKEQFGWIEVICGSMFSGKTEELIRRLKRAQFAKQKVEIFKPMVDVRYDENMVVSHDANEIRSTPVPAAANIRILGDTCDVIGIDEAQFFDDEIVTVCNDLANKGVRVVVAGLDMDFKGNPFGPMPALMATAEYVTKVHAICTRTGNLAHYSHRKSSNDNLVLLGETEEYEPLSRGAYYKARLKEKVKHLDVKGEEITTNDKKADGESK; encoded by the coding sequence ATGTTTCTCGAAAATACTGTTAATCATAAAGAACAATTCGGTTGGATAGAAGTCATCTGCGGTTCTATGTTCTCGGGCAAGACCGAAGAGTTAATCCGTAGATTAAAGCGTGCTCAATTCGCCAAACAAAAGGTAGAAATCTTTAAACCGATGGTAGATGTTCGGTATGACGAGAACATGGTTGTATCCCACGATGCCAATGAAATACGTTCTACGCCTGTGCCTGCTGCCGCCAATATTAGAATTCTAGGCGACACCTGTGATGTTATAGGAATTGATGAAGCACAATTTTTTGATGATGAGATCGTAACGGTTTGTAATGATTTGGCCAACAAAGGGGTACGTGTTGTTGTAGCGGGATTGGATATGGATTTTAAGGGAAATCCGTTTGGGCCAATGCCGGCATTAATGGCCACCGCAGAATATGTAACCAAGGTCCACGCTATATGTACACGCACGGGAAATCTAGCTCACTATAGCCATAGAAAATCCAGTAATGATAATCTGGTTTTATTGGGTGAGACGGAAGAATATGAGCCGTTGAGCCGTGGTGCTTACTATAAGGCAAGATTAAAGGAAAAAGTAAAGCACTTAGATGTAAAGGGTGAGGAAATAACTACTAATGATAAGAAAGCGGATGGCGAAAGCAAGTGA
- the alr gene encoding alanine racemase has product MAKASETVLEIDLLALEHNYRFLKSRIKQTTKFLGVVKAFAYGSDSVAIARKLEVLGADYLAVAYVSEGVVLRQAGIKLPILVLHPLPVSFDNLVTYDLEPNIYSIKILKDFLQVAQERGLNQYPIHLKFNTGLNRLGFTENEVETLAEMLKGQNQVKVVSLFSHLAASEDLNEREFTENQIARFEGIVNALVKHLKHKPMLHLLNTSGIINYAAQSQYDMVRSGIGLYGFGNEAAIDAQLKPVATLKTVISQIHTIIKGQSIGYNMAYRAQEDIVTATLPVGHADGIGRQYGNGKAYVTINGQKAPIIGNVCMDMIMVNITGIDCKEGDEVIVFGKSPTAEAFASGAKTISYEILTGISQRVTRLVVDN; this is encoded by the coding sequence ATGGCGAAAGCAAGTGAGACCGTTCTAGAAATTGACCTTTTGGCCTTAGAACATAATTACAGGTTTTTAAAATCAAGAATAAAGCAAACCACTAAATTCCTGGGAGTCGTAAAGGCATTTGCCTATGGTAGTGATTCAGTGGCTATTGCTAGAAAGTTAGAGGTTTTAGGTGCAGATTATCTTGCTGTTGCCTATGTTAGTGAAGGGGTGGTGTTGCGACAAGCAGGAATTAAGTTGCCAATTTTAGTGTTGCATCCGCTACCTGTGAGTTTTGATAATTTAGTGACCTATGATCTGGAGCCTAATATCTATTCGATTAAAATATTGAAAGATTTTCTGCAAGTCGCTCAAGAAAGGGGACTCAACCAATATCCTATACATCTAAAATTCAATACCGGGCTCAATAGATTAGGTTTTACAGAGAATGAGGTTGAGACTTTGGCGGAAATGCTTAAGGGACAAAATCAAGTTAAGGTCGTTTCTCTTTTTTCACATTTGGCAGCATCTGAGGATTTGAACGAGCGCGAGTTTACGGAAAACCAAATTGCAAGGTTCGAAGGTATTGTGAATGCACTTGTAAAACATCTGAAGCATAAGCCTATGCTGCATTTATTGAATACGTCAGGTATTATAAACTATGCGGCCCAATCTCAATATGATATGGTACGTAGTGGTATAGGGCTTTATGGTTTTGGTAATGAAGCTGCTATAGACGCTCAGCTTAAACCGGTAGCAACTTTAAAGACGGTTATTTCTCAGATTCATACCATTATAAAGGGGCAGAGCATAGGGTACAACATGGCCTATAGGGCACAAGAAGATATTGTAACAGCTACCTTGCCTGTTGGGCATGCAGATGGTATTGGTAGACAGTATGGTAATGGTAAAGCCTATGTGACAATTAACGGGCAAAAGGCACCAATTATTGGGAATGTGTGTATGGATATGATTATGGTGAACATTACAGGAATAGATTGTAAAGAAGGTGATGAGGTTATTGTTTTTGGGAAAAGTCCTACTGCCGAAGCGTTTGCGAGTGGAGCCAAAACTATATCATATGAAATACTAACAGGTATATCGCAACGGGTAACACGCCTTGTGGTTGATAATTAA